In the Magnetospira sp. QH-2 genome, one interval contains:
- the lipA gene encoding lipoyl synthase has product MSDIKPLRHPEKAHRPDNPIQRKPDWIRVKAPTSKQYAETRDKLRKNNLHTVCEEAACPNIGECWTRSHATVMILGDICTRGCAFCNVATGKPRPVDPLEPEGVGRTAAEMGLKHMVITSVDRDDLEDGGADQFARSIQRVRDMSPGTTIEVLTPDFRDKSGALDVVVGAKPDVFNHNLETVPKLYPTIRPGARYYHSLRLLDRAKESDSTLFTKSGIMVGLGETRLEVLQVMDDLRSAGVDFLTIGQYLQPTVKHAPVDRFVPPDEFEDYASVAQSKGFLHVASTPLTRSSYHADADFQALREARLRKSA; this is encoded by the coding sequence ATGAGCGATATCAAACCCCTCCGCCATCCGGAAAAGGCCCATCGACCGGACAATCCCATCCAGCGCAAGCCGGACTGGATCCGCGTCAAGGCGCCGACATCCAAGCAATATGCGGAAACCCGCGACAAGCTGCGCAAAAACAATCTGCATACAGTCTGCGAGGAAGCGGCCTGTCCGAACATCGGGGAATGCTGGACCCGCAGCCATGCCACGGTGATGATCCTGGGCGATATCTGCACCCGGGGTTGTGCCTTTTGCAATGTGGCCACCGGCAAACCCAGGCCCGTGGATCCCTTGGAGCCGGAAGGCGTGGGGCGTACTGCGGCGGAAATGGGTCTCAAACACATGGTCATCACCTCCGTTGACCGGGATGACCTGGAAGACGGCGGGGCCGATCAGTTTGCCCGATCCATCCAACGGGTCCGCGACATGTCGCCGGGTACCACCATCGAAGTGCTGACCCCGGATTTCCGCGACAAGTCAGGCGCCTTGGACGTGGTCGTCGGGGCCAAGCCCGACGTGTTCAATCACAATCTGGAAACCGTGCCAAAACTCTATCCAACCATTCGCCCGGGCGCCCGCTACTACCATTCCCTGCGGCTGCTGGACCGGGCCAAGGAATCGGATTCGACGCTGTTCACCAAGTCCGGCATCATGGTCGGCTTGGGCGAGACGCGGTTGGAAGTATTGCAGGTCATGGATGACTTGCGTTCGGCGGGGGTGGATTTCCTGACCATCGGTCAATACCTGCAACCAACCGTCAAGCATGCCCCGGTGGACCGCTTCGTTCCCCCCGATGAGTTCGAGGACTATGCCTCGGTGGCCCAGTCCAAGGGGTTCCTGCATGTGGCTTCGACGCCGTTGACCCGCTCGTCCTATCACGCCGATGCGGATTTTCAGGCTCTGCGCGAGGCGCGGCTTAGAAAATCCGCCTGA
- a CDS encoding arsenite methyltransferase: MTDQFKVRDAVRESYAAVATENSGGCCGPASEEASGCCATPVHSEEFSSRFGYSSVEMDLVPDGANLGLGCGNPQALAAMKPGEVVVDLGSGAGFDVFLAARQVGDNGHVIGVDMTHEMLAKARENAEKGGYPNVEFRLGEIEYLPIADNQADVIISNCVINLSPDKASVFREAFRVLKPGGRVAVSDVVQTADFPPELMDDMGLLCGCVTGATPVVELENHMKEAGFKDIRIDIKEESRAVIKDWAPGKGVEKYVVSASIEAVKPGGCCGGKC, translated from the coding sequence TCAATTCAAAGTGCGTGATGCCGTCCGCGAATCCTATGCTGCCGTGGCTACCGAGAATTCCGGTGGCTGTTGCGGCCCTGCCTCGGAGGAGGCTTCCGGCTGCTGTGCGACCCCGGTGCATTCGGAAGAGTTTTCCTCACGCTTCGGCTATTCGTCCGTGGAGATGGACCTGGTTCCCGATGGCGCCAATCTGGGCCTGGGGTGCGGAAATCCGCAGGCCTTGGCGGCCATGAAGCCGGGTGAAGTGGTGGTGGATCTGGGCAGTGGCGCCGGATTCGATGTGTTTCTTGCCGCCCGCCAGGTGGGCGACAACGGCCATGTGATCGGTGTGGATATGACGCACGAGATGCTGGCCAAGGCACGCGAGAACGCCGAAAAGGGCGGCTATCCCAATGTGGAGTTTCGTCTGGGCGAGATCGAATACCTGCCCATCGCCGACAATCAGGCCGATGTGATCATTTCCAACTGCGTCATCAACTTGTCGCCGGACAAAGCCAGCGTGTTTCGCGAGGCATTCCGGGTCCTCAAGCCGGGTGGTCGGGTGGCGGTGTCCGACGTGGTGCAAACCGCTGATTTTCCGCCGGAACTGATGGATGACATGGGATTGCTTTGCGGATGCGTGACCGGGGCCACCCCGGTGGTGGAGCTGGAAAACCATATGAAAGAGGCTGGATTCAAGGATATCCGCATCGACATCAAGGAAGAGAGCCGCGCGGTGATCAAGGATTGGGCACCGGGCAAGGGGGTGGAGAAATATGTGGTCTCTGCCAGTATCGAGGCGGTCAAGCCGGGCGGCTGCTGCGGCGGTAAGTGCTGA